In Ignavibacteriales bacterium, the following are encoded in one genomic region:
- a CDS encoding YceH family protein has product MNLLLTEKEVRVIGSLIEKEITTPEYYPLSLNSLTNACNQKSNREPVVSYTEEDVEVTIELLRGKRFVRMVESAGRVPKFKQSFVEELKLGPKEIASLTVLMLRGPQTAGEIRSRSGRLFNFQSLNEIDETLENLNRREDGPFVIKLERQVGMKERRYSHLFCGQPVLVEKIEITNEEDRTAKLESVVEMLQNEVNQLKDQFAEFRKQFE; this is encoded by the coding sequence GTGAATCTTTTATTAACAGAAAAAGAAGTACGGGTAATCGGTTCTTTAATTGAGAAAGAAATTACAACTCCGGAATATTATCCACTTTCATTAAATTCTTTAACAAATGCTTGCAATCAAAAATCGAATCGCGAACCAGTTGTATCCTACACCGAAGAAGATGTTGAAGTAACGATTGAGCTGTTACGTGGAAAAAGATTTGTGAGGATGGTTGAATCCGCTGGTAGGGTTCCAAAATTCAAACAATCTTTTGTTGAAGAATTAAAATTGGGTCCAAAAGAAATTGCTTCGTTAACTGTATTGATGTTAAGAGGTCCTCAAACTGCGGGAGAAATCCGATCTCGTTCAGGAAGACTTTTTAATTTTCAAAGCTTGAATGAAATTGATGAGACTTTGGAAAATTTGAACAGACGCGAAGATGGTCCATTTGTAATTAAACTTGAGCGCCAGGTGGGAATGAAAGAAAGACGTTATTCCCATTTATTCTGTGGTCAGCCTGTTCTTGTGGAAAAAATAGAAATTACAAATGAGGAAGATCGAACTGCAAAATTGGAATCAGTGGTAGAAATGCTTCAGAATGAAGTGAACCAACTGAAAGATCAATTTGCAGAATTCAGAAAACAGTTTGAATAA
- a CDS encoding thioredoxin family protein: protein MAVESNMLPLGTKAPDFNLPDTISGKVVSLMEIKSTIATVVMFICNHCPYVIHIQNKLSQVVKEFQVKGISFAAISSNDVIKYPEDSPERMKEVAAKIGFTFPYLYDESQDIARAYKAECTPEFYIFDKDLQLVYRGQFDDSRPSLNIPVTGDSIKNTLEKMIAGAPVDTDQKPSIGCSIKWK, encoded by the coding sequence ATGGCTGTTGAATCTAATATGCTTCCTCTTGGAACAAAAGCTCCTGACTTTAATTTACCAGACACAATTTCTGGTAAAGTAGTAAGTTTAATGGAGATTAAATCGACCATAGCTACTGTAGTTATGTTTATTTGTAATCATTGTCCTTATGTAATCCACATCCAAAATAAATTATCACAGGTTGTTAAAGAATTTCAAGTTAAAGGAATTTCATTTGCTGCCATAAGTTCTAATGATGTCATCAAATATCCGGAAGATTCTCCTGAAAGGATGAAAGAGGTTGCCGCTAAAATTGGATTTACTTTCCCATATCTTTATGATGAAAGCCAGGATATTGCAAGGGCTTATAAAGCAGAGTGTACACCTGAGTTTTATATTTTTGATAAAGACTTGCAACTGGTTTACAGAGGTCAATTTGATGACTCCAGACCTTCACTAAATATTCCAGTAACGGGTGATTCAATTAAAAATACACTGGAAAAAATGATTGCTGGAGCTCCAGTTGATACTGACCAGAAACCGAGTATTGGCTGTAGTATTAAATGGAAATAA
- a CDS encoding nodulation protein NfeD, with translation MYILKLVFISFLLIWTNLFSEVKKVYVLTIDGTINPASADYIKSGIATAVEDNAECLIIKLNTPGGLLKSTRVIVTELLKSPIPIIVYVSPSGSQAASAGVFVTLAAHIAAMAPGTNIGAAHPVTLEGKMDTVMMEKATNDAAAFIKTISENRKRNIKWAEDAVRKSVSITETEALKDSVVNLIAANLNELLIKIDGQEVETVKGKKILKTANATIIQKEMSFQQKILDLLSDPNIAYILFMIGFYGILFELYNPGAIFPGVVGVIALILAFYSLHTLPVNYAGLALIIFAIILFVLEIKIVSHGLLSVGGTISLILGSIMLINSDSFFETTKISWEVIFFVVLFTVLFFSFAIGMGIKAQKRKPVTGVEGIIGEIGETLTDLTPQGKIRVHGEIWSAESIEGNLGKGEKVVVAEIFGLKLRIRKSI, from the coding sequence ATGTATATATTAAAATTGGTTTTCATTTCATTTCTTCTTATCTGGACAAATCTTTTTTCCGAAGTAAAAAAAGTATATGTGTTAACAATAGATGGCACAATTAATCCTGCATCAGCAGATTATATTAAATCCGGCATTGCCACAGCCGTTGAAGATAATGCAGAGTGTCTCATCATCAAATTAAATACTCCTGGTGGACTGCTAAAATCCACCAGAGTGATTGTAACTGAATTACTCAAGTCTCCAATTCCAATTATTGTTTATGTTTCACCATCAGGTTCTCAGGCTGCCTCTGCAGGAGTATTTGTAACCTTAGCCGCACATATTGCAGCAATGGCTCCGGGAACTAACATCGGTGCTGCTCATCCAGTTACTCTCGAAGGAAAAATGGATACGGTGATGATGGAGAAAGCAACAAATGACGCTGCCGCATTTATTAAAACTATTAGCGAGAATCGGAAAAGGAATATTAAGTGGGCGGAAGATGCAGTTAGGAAAAGTGTTTCGATTACCGAAACAGAAGCATTAAAAGATTCTGTAGTAAATTTAATTGCAGCAAATCTTAATGAACTTTTAATAAAGATTGACGGACAAGAAGTTGAAACTGTAAAAGGTAAAAAGATATTAAAAACAGCAAATGCTACAATCATTCAAAAAGAAATGAGCTTCCAGCAAAAAATATTGGATTTGTTGAGTGATCCAAATATTGCATACATACTTTTTATGATCGGCTTTTATGGAATTCTTTTTGAGCTGTATAATCCAGGCGCAATTTTTCCTGGCGTTGTTGGAGTAATAGCTTTGATACTTGCCTTTTATTCGCTTCACACCTTACCTGTAAACTACGCTGGTTTGGCGCTTATCATCTTTGCAATAATTCTTTTTGTTCTTGAAATAAAAATTGTCAGTCACGGACTTCTTTCTGTTGGAGGCACGATTTCACTTATCTTAGGCTCAATTATGTTAATTAACTCAGATTCATTTTTTGAAACAACTAAAATTTCCTGGGAAGTAATATTTTTCGTTGTGCTGTTTACTGTTCTGTTTTTCTCATTTGCAATTGGAATGGGAATAAAAGCACAAAAAAGAAAACCTGTAACAGGTGTTGAAGGGATAATTGGAGAAATAGGTGAAACGCTTACTGATTTAACACCACAAGGTAAAATTCGTGTTCACGGAGAAATATGGTCAGCAGAAAGTATTGAAGGAAATCTTGGTAAAGGAGAAAAAGTTGTTGTGGCAGAAATTTTTGGATTAAAACTTCGAATAAGAAAATCAATTTAA
- a CDS encoding slipin family protein has product MQAVPAFFFILIMFVVIILSSSIKILREYERGVVFRLGRLIAAKGPGIIFLIPIVDRMVRVSLRTVVMDVPEQDVITKDNVSLKVNAVVYFRVFQPEKAIVEVENYLHATSQLSQTTLRSILGQSQLDELLSEREKINAELQTIIDHMASQWGIKVSNVEVKHVDLPIEMKRAMAKQAEAERERRAKVIHADGEFQASQKLYDAAKILSENPVSIQLRFLQTLTEIATEKNSTTIFPVPIDLLAPFIKKSKKNKEGN; this is encoded by the coding sequence ATGCAAGCGGTACCAGCATTCTTTTTTATTTTAATCATGTTTGTTGTCATCATTCTTTCCAGTTCAATAAAAATTTTACGTGAATATGAAAGAGGTGTAGTTTTTCGTTTAGGTAGATTGATTGCAGCAAAGGGTCCGGGAATTATTTTTTTAATCCCGATTGTTGATAGAATGGTAAGAGTAAGTTTAAGGACAGTAGTTATGGATGTTCCTGAACAGGATGTTATTACCAAAGATAATGTTTCTTTAAAAGTTAATGCGGTTGTTTATTTCAGAGTATTTCAACCGGAAAAAGCAATTGTTGAAGTTGAAAATTACTTACACGCTACCTCTCAACTTTCGCAAACTACTCTCCGTAGTATTTTAGGACAATCGCAGCTTGATGAACTACTTTCTGAAAGAGAAAAAATAAATGCTGAATTGCAAACTATCATTGATCATATGGCTTCGCAATGGGGAATTAAGGTTTCCAATGTGGAAGTTAAACATGTAGATCTGCCAATCGAAATGAAGCGCGCAATGGCAAAGCAAGCAGAAGCTGAGCGGGAACGCCGCGCTAAAGTTATTCATGCTGATGGTGAATTCCAGGCAAGTCAGAAACTTTATGATGCTGCGAAAATTTTAAGTGAAAATCCAGTTTCTATCCAATTAAGATTTTTACAAACTTTAACAGAAATTGCAACTGAGAAAAATTCAACTACAATCTTCCCAGTTCCAATTGATCTGTTGGCGCCATTTATTAAGAAATCTAAAAAAAATAAGGAAGGTAATTAG
- a CDS encoding MmcQ/YjbR family DNA-binding protein, with protein sequence MNIESFRKYCLKKMGVTEEFPFDENTLVFKVMGKIFALTDLVDLPFTINLKCDPEKAIELRERYEAVQPGYHMNKKHWNTVTIDNLISEKELLEMIDHSYDLVVSGLKKSEKEKLNKMK encoded by the coding sequence ATGAATATTGAATCCTTCAGAAAATATTGTCTTAAGAAAATGGGAGTAACAGAAGAATTTCCTTTTGATGAAAATACACTGGTGTTTAAAGTGATGGGAAAGATTTTTGCACTTACCGATTTGGTTGATCTTCCTTTTACTATTAATTTGAAATGCGATCCTGAAAAAGCAATAGAATTAAGAGAAAGATATGAGGCAGTTCAACCCGGTTACCATATGAATAAAAAACATTGGAATACAGTTACAATCGATAATTTAATTTCAGAAAAAGAATTGTTGGAAATGATAGATCATTCTTATGATCTGGTTGTAAGCGGATTGAAAAAATCTGAAAAGGAAAAACTGAACAAAATGAAATAA
- a CDS encoding cellulase family glycosylhydrolase — MSKLTMVLFLVVLFFSSSLPQSNSTQFVSVNGKEIISPDGKPLLLKGINLGNWLVPEGYMFKFEKTSSWRLIHQVIAELIGPDEANTFWNKYHENYITHEDIKFIKSIGLNSVRIPFDFRLFTPEEQPDVWIETGFKLLDKVIGWCKKENIYVVLDMHCAPGGQTGDNIDNSWGYPWLFVSKKSQQRTIEIWKRISERYKDETILVGYDFFNEPIATYFEADRATLNAQLEPLYKEITSTVRAVDKNHLIFPGGAQWNTNFKIFGAPFDSKLVYNFHKYWCDTTQDQIQEYVDYGNKYSVPLWMSESGENTNEWIGAWRRLMEKNNISWCFWPYKKMDATSCLVQFNRPEGYQKVIDYAEVPRNSFEDIRKLRPNVEEVKKALEGFLENCQFKNCTPNKGYIKALGLNIAD, encoded by the coding sequence ATGTCAAAATTAACAATGGTTTTATTCTTAGTGGTTTTATTTTTCTCAAGTAGTCTGCCACAATCGAATTCTACTCAGTTCGTATCAGTTAATGGAAAAGAAATAATCTCTCCTGATGGCAAACCTTTATTGCTAAAAGGAATAAATCTTGGCAACTGGCTGGTACCGGAAGGATACATGTTTAAATTTGAGAAAACCAGTTCCTGGCGACTTATTCACCAGGTAATAGCTGAGTTGATCGGACCAGATGAAGCAAACACCTTTTGGAATAAATATCATGAGAATTACATTACTCACGAGGATATTAAATTTATCAAAAGTATTGGATTGAACTCCGTAAGAATTCCTTTTGATTTCAGACTCTTCACTCCAGAAGAACAACCAGATGTATGGATAGAAACCGGATTCAAATTACTAGATAAAGTTATTGGATGGTGTAAGAAAGAAAATATTTATGTTGTACTTGATATGCACTGTGCTCCTGGCGGACAAACAGGTGATAACATTGATAATTCCTGGGGTTATCCCTGGCTCTTTGTAAGTAAAAAAAGCCAACAAAGAACCATTGAAATTTGGAAGAGGATTTCAGAACGATATAAAGATGAAACAATTTTAGTTGGTTATGATTTTTTCAATGAACCAATCGCAACTTACTTTGAGGCTGACAGAGCTACTTTGAATGCACAACTTGAACCTCTGTACAAAGAAATTACTTCGACAGTTAGAGCTGTAGATAAAAATCATTTAATTTTTCCTGGAGGAGCTCAGTGGAATACAAACTTTAAAATATTCGGTGCTCCATTCGATTCAAAATTAGTTTATAACTTTCATAAATATTGGTGCGATACTACTCAAGACCAAATTCAAGAGTACGTTGATTACGGGAATAAATACAGTGTTCCGCTTTGGATGAGTGAATCCGGTGAAAATACAAATGAATGGATTGGTGCGTGGCGCAGACTTATGGAGAAAAATAATATAAGCTGGTGTTTCTGGCCTTATAAAAAGATGGATGCGACGAGCTGTCTTGTACAGTTTAACCGTCCTGAAGGATACCAAAAAGTGATTGACTACGCAGAAGTTCCAAGAAATTCATTTGAAGATATCAGAAAACTTCGTCCGAATGTTGAAGAAGTTAAAAAAGCGTTGGAAGGATTTCTGGAAAATTGTCAATTTAAAAACTGCACTCCAAATAAAGGATATATAAAAGCGTTGGGATTAAATATAGCAGATTAA
- a CDS encoding rhomboid family intramembrane serine protease, whose translation MKLKERIDIQLLIPSLFLVLLWVIKLTEIIFGFNLIQVGIFPRKFSGLIGILLSPVIHADLNHLISNSLPLLFLSTGIVYFFKTSRWKVILSIYFISGILIWIFARSAYHIGASGLIYGFASFLFFSGVIRRDTRSIALSLIVTFLYGGMIWGILPVDYKVSWEAHLIGGIVGFLFSILFRKKDPPKRYDWEDEEVDENENQEKPEISYKKGYPFD comes from the coding sequence ATGAAGTTAAAAGAAAGAATAGACATTCAATTACTTATCCCTTCTTTGTTTCTTGTACTTCTCTGGGTAATAAAATTAACAGAGATAATTTTCGGATTCAATTTAATTCAAGTCGGAATATTTCCGCGAAAATTTTCCGGATTAATTGGAATATTATTATCGCCAGTCATCCATGCGGATTTGAATCATCTTATTTCAAATTCTCTTCCGCTGCTATTTCTTTCAACTGGTATTGTTTATTTTTTCAAAACCTCACGCTGGAAAGTGATTCTTAGTATCTATTTCATTTCAGGAATATTGATCTGGATTTTTGCAAGATCAGCTTATCATATCGGTGCCAGTGGTTTGATTTATGGCTTTGCAAGTTTTTTATTTTTCAGCGGAGTAATCAGACGAGATACTCGTTCGATAGCCCTTTCTTTAATTGTTACTTTCCTTTATGGTGGAATGATCTGGGGAATTTTACCGGTTGATTATAAAGTATCGTGGGAAGCTCATTTGATTGGAGGTATAGTTGGATTTCTTTTTTCAATTTTATTTCGGAAAAAAGATCCTCCTAAAAGATATGATTGGGAAGATGAAGAAGTAGACGAGAATGAAAATCAGGAGAAACCAGAAATATCTTATAAGAAAGGTTATCCATTTGATTAA
- a CDS encoding peptidoglycan DD-metalloendopeptidase family protein translates to MKTILVILLVIIFANPVASQIIKFDGGSSCSNKSHYNLTEKAIDSLDKILRLHLNKTYEDTTEVLFNDPIGDGGTNSFGKTTVNYVDLDCTNKLKDFNCNNITYDGHLGTDVELLNFYDMDEGKPVLCAADGFVIDVHDGEYDRRTSWTNGAVGNSVIVQHQDGSFAYYWHFKKKSIRVENHDVVHSGDTLGMIGSSGFSSGPHLHFEIRNKTGQIVDPYNGSCQPNHALWNFQPEYVSNLPFQLLDFGITTIPLNWAIISEKPPVKTHVTLGDTIYSWLRLRNANTSDTLKWELYFNNVLWTTFQFSPFASYPSSWWYSSWVLPQDSVFFGNWKILIFRNDSPIAENSFIYNNKNNQLPVVLEKVIEVDKEFIVSEFSAIDTDGSIFWYKINQDPGHGTIEQFGGRHRKFLYRPQPDFTGVDTLKLYAIDDENKAGKIGNILFLVKKHVSVDNPLNHHLSFKLMQNFPNPFNPITTIIYQVPEPAHVTLIIYSILGEEISTLFDDYKSAGRYEIKFDSNNLPDGKRTLSSGIYLYKLRSGNFCDIKKLIILK, encoded by the coding sequence ATGAAAACAATTTTAGTCATCTTATTAGTAATAATATTTGCTAATCCAGTCGCTTCTCAAATCATCAAATTTGATGGCGGAAGCTCTTGCTCTAACAAATCACACTATAATCTTACTGAAAAAGCTATTGATTCATTAGATAAAATTTTAAGACTTCACCTAAATAAAACTTATGAAGATACTACTGAAGTTCTTTTTAATGATCCAATTGGTGATGGTGGAACAAACAGCTTTGGAAAAACAACTGTTAATTATGTTGATCTTGATTGTACAAATAAATTAAAAGATTTTAATTGCAATAATATTACTTATGATGGACATCTGGGAACCGATGTTGAATTATTAAATTTTTATGATATGGATGAAGGGAAACCAGTTTTATGTGCGGCAGATGGATTTGTTATAGATGTTCATGATGGTGAATATGATCGGAGAACATCCTGGACAAATGGCGCTGTAGGCAATTCTGTAATTGTTCAACATCAGGATGGTTCATTTGCTTATTATTGGCATTTCAAAAAAAAATCCATCCGGGTAGAAAATCACGATGTTGTGCATTCTGGGGATACACTTGGAATGATTGGCAGTTCTGGGTTTTCAAGTGGACCGCATCTTCACTTTGAAATCCGGAATAAAACTGGACAAATTGTGGATCCATACAATGGCAGTTGTCAACCGAATCATGCACTTTGGAACTTCCAACCGGAATATGTTTCAAATTTACCTTTTCAATTATTGGATTTTGGTATAACAACAATTCCATTAAACTGGGCGATTATTTCTGAAAAACCTCCAGTTAAAACTCACGTTACTCTTGGAGATACTATTTATTCCTGGTTGCGATTGCGCAATGCGAATACTTCTGATACTTTGAAATGGGAATTATATTTTAACAATGTACTCTGGACAACTTTCCAATTTTCTCCTTTTGCATCGTACCCAAGTAGTTGGTGGTATTCATCATGGGTACTTCCACAGGATTCTGTATTCTTTGGAAATTGGAAAATATTAATTTTTAGGAACGATAGTCCTATCGCAGAGAATAGTTTTATATACAATAATAAAAACAATCAATTACCTGTTGTTTTGGAAAAAGTTATTGAAGTTGATAAAGAATTTATTGTTAGCGAATTTTCTGCAATTGATACAGATGGTTCAATCTTTTGGTATAAAATTAATCAAGATCCTGGACATGGTACTATTGAACAATTTGGCGGAAGACATAGAAAATTTTTATATAGACCCCAACCAGATTTTACTGGAGTTGATACACTAAAACTTTATGCAATCGATGATGAAAACAAAGCTGGTAAGATTGGAAATATTTTATTCCTTGTAAAAAAACATGTTTCTGTTGATAATCCTTTGAACCATCATCTTTCGTTTAAGTTGATGCAAAACTTTCCTAATCCATTTAATCCAATAACTACTATTATTTATCAAGTTCCAGAACCAGCGCATGTTACATTAATAATTTATAGCATTCTTGGCGAAGAAATTTCCACTTTGTTTGATGACTATAAATCAGCCGGGAGGTATGAAATAAAATTCGATTCGAACAATTTACCTGATGGTAAACGAACACTTTCGAGCGGAATATATTTATATAAATTACGCTCTGGCAATTTTTGTGATATAAAAAAACTTATCATATTAAAGTAA
- a CDS encoding PQQ-binding-like beta-propeller repeat protein produces the protein MKKTFELFLLLFFITVISVFAQDNNFRFAWLSDTHVGSPSGASDLSISMNYINQLSNIDFIILSGDISETGRNIDLVLSKKILDSLKKPYYLIPGNHDTKWSESGGTKFQQLWGNDRFVFKFGEYFFIGLHEGPLMRMADGHFAPEDIRWLDSLLSTVNKNQPIIFVTHYPVDSSIDNWFEVLDRLKKYDTRLILCGHGHSNKALNFEGIPGVMGRSNLRAKSRIGGFNIVELKGDSIFFTEVNPGLGQKIPWNKIKLTKISFSNDTTKYNRPDFSINKKYPKVKARWLAETNFVNASTPVSDGKIILTTNTGGEVIAFSIEGTVLWKFKTNGRIFSTPTISENKIVIASTNKNIFCLDKNDGKILWKILSDSPIVSSPVIEKNNVFMGTSDGKFIAMDLNSGKKIWDFDQVKEFIEAKPLICNAKIIFGAWDTYLYALNKKDGSLAWKWSNGRPEVLYSPAACLPVTSNGKVFIVAPDRFITAIDEQSGKTIWRTNRFQVRESIGISEDGKTIFARTMNDTVIALDPVEKEFKTKWISAAGYGYDFNPSPIIEHSGNIFFGTRDGFVYCLDAINGLVKWIYRIGVTSVNPVLPISENSIVVSDMDGKITMLEW, from the coding sequence ATGAAAAAAACATTTGAATTATTTCTTCTTTTATTTTTTATAACTGTAATTTCTGTTTTTGCTCAGGACAATAATTTTCGATTTGCCTGGTTAAGCGATACTCATGTTGGTAGTCCATCAGGAGCTTCTGATTTATCAATTTCAATGAACTATATAAATCAACTTTCAAATATTGATTTTATAATTCTCTCCGGTGATATTTCCGAAACAGGGAGAAATATAGATTTGGTGCTATCAAAAAAAATTCTCGATAGCTTGAAAAAACCATATTATTTAATTCCAGGGAACCACGATACAAAATGGTCCGAATCCGGTGGAACTAAGTTCCAACAACTATGGGGAAATGATCGATTCGTTTTTAAATTTGGCGAATACTTTTTTATCGGGCTTCATGAGGGACCATTGATGAGAATGGCAGATGGTCATTTTGCACCTGAGGATATTCGCTGGCTCGATTCTCTTCTCTCAACAGTGAATAAAAATCAGCCGATTATTTTTGTTACTCATTACCCGGTCGATTCATCAATTGATAATTGGTTTGAAGTTTTGGATAGATTAAAAAAGTATGATACCCGGCTTATCTTATGTGGTCATGGTCATTCTAATAAAGCTCTTAACTTCGAAGGGATACCTGGCGTTATGGGCAGATCCAATTTAAGAGCTAAAAGTAGAATAGGTGGATTTAATATAGTTGAACTAAAAGGGGATTCAATATTTTTTACAGAAGTAAATCCAGGACTTGGACAGAAAATTCCCTGGAATAAAATTAAACTAACAAAGATTTCCTTTTCTAATGATACTACAAAATATAACAGACCGGATTTTTCAATAAATAAAAAATATCCAAAAGTAAAAGCAAGATGGCTTGCAGAAACAAATTTTGTAAATGCCTCAACCCCGGTAAGCGATGGTAAAATTATTCTAACTACAAATACCGGTGGGGAAGTTATTGCTTTTTCTATTGAAGGGACAGTATTATGGAAGTTCAAAACTAATGGAAGAATATTCTCCACTCCAACTATTTCAGAGAATAAAATTGTAATTGCATCAACTAATAAAAATATTTTTTGTTTGGATAAAAATGATGGAAAAATTTTATGGAAAATATTGTCAGATAGTCCAATAGTATCGTCTCCGGTTATCGAAAAGAATAATGTCTTTATGGGAACAAGCGATGGTAAATTCATAGCAATGGATTTAAATTCAGGAAAGAAAATTTGGGATTTTGATCAAGTTAAAGAATTTATAGAAGCTAAACCTTTAATTTGTAACGCCAAAATTATTTTTGGTGCGTGGGATACTTATTTATATGCGCTAAATAAAAAGGATGGTTCGCTTGCCTGGAAATGGTCTAATGGAAGACCGGAAGTACTTTATTCACCTGCAGCTTGCTTACCTGTAACCTCTAATGGAAAAGTTTTTATCGTCGCTCCTGATCGGTTTATTACAGCTATTGATGAGCAAAGTGGAAAAACTATTTGGCGAACAAATCGCTTTCAGGTAAGGGAATCAATCGGCATTTCTGAAGATGGCAAAACTATATTTGCCAGAACCATGAATGATACCGTGATTGCCTTGGATCCAGTTGAAAAAGAATTTAAAACAAAATGGATTTCAGCAGCCGGCTATGGATATGATTTCAATCCATCACCCATCATCGAACATTCTGGAAATATTTTCTTTGGTACAAGAGATGGATTTGTTTATTGTCTTGATGCAATTAATGGATTGGTTAAATGGATTTATAGAATTGGTGTAACTTCGGTAAATCCTGTTTTGCCAATATCTGAAAATAGTATTGTTGTTTCTGATATGGATGGAAAGATAACGATGCTGGAATGGTAA